Proteins found in one Anopheles aquasalis chromosome 3, idAnoAquaMG_Q_19, whole genome shotgun sequence genomic segment:
- the LOC126576006 gene encoding uncharacterized protein LOC126576006 produces the protein MALRQALVRAVVARSQNRAYSTRISSTLYSNRLYEPDYLDSMKPKYPLYETLNFTIKGYDFPVLESYQKLIYNVADSMDLDIVDAYAHPPQKLTVQKFKPSSSVIDSEYKLTVYERTVQIDNVQAPLYPVLLRTLQAGLPEGVTLNVTEHTPDHEDARYVPDRDLKELKQQLDEMGGPTKSKK, from the exons ATGGCTCTTCGTCAG GCGCTGGTGCGAGCGGTGGTTGCCAGAAGCCAGAACCGCGCATACAGCACCAGGATCTCGTCTACTTTGTACAGCAATCGATTGTATGAACCGGATTACTTAGAT TCAATGAAGCCCAAATATCCACTGTACGAGACGCTCAACTTTACCATCAAAGGCTACGACTTTCCCGTGCTCGAGAGTTACCAGAAGTTGATCTATAACGTGGCAGACTCGATGGACCTGGACATAGTGGATGCGTACGCCCATCCACCGCAAAAGCTGACCGTTCAAAAGTTCAAACCCAGCTCGAGCGTCATCGATAGCGAGTACAAGCTGACGGTGTACGAGCGTACGGTGCAGATTGATAACGTGCAGGCACCGCTGTATCCCGTCCTCCTGCGAACACTACAGGCCGGGCTTCCCGAGGGGGTCACGTTGAACGTGACGGAACATACGCCTGACCATGAAGACGCCCGTTACGTGCCGGATCGGGATTTGAAGGAGCTAAAGCAACAGTTAGACGAAATGGGTGGACCTACCAAAtctaa